One part of the Apium graveolens cultivar Ventura unplaced genomic scaffold, ASM990537v1 ctg3388, whole genome shotgun sequence genome encodes these proteins:
- the LOC141701129 gene encoding putative pentatricopeptide repeat-containing protein At5g08490 isoform X7, with translation MRLFFKMHTAEDLKPIPVTIAIILPVCARARALGAGRSVHSYAIKNGLESDTLVGNSLVSMYAKSGLICDDAIDMFHIITEKDVVSWNAMISGFAENKFTGEAFKLFCWMLKESAVPNYATIANILPVCAGLEENAAHRFGKEIHSYVLHRPELMDNISVTNALMGFYSRTGQMNKSDCLFARMKLRDLVSWNSLIAGYSSNGESLKALELFHDFTSVAALKPDHVTLVSILPACSHLCNMKVGKQIHGYIARHPGLVEDTAVGNALISFYAKCNDIKAAYRIFISISKRDLISWNAMLDAFAESGLETEFVNVFKWMFREGITPDSITITSTVQLYAALFRVDKVKEAHGYSIKAYILLGNTQLNLRNVLIDAYGKCGNMLYASSMFEMLSENRNVVTCNSMISGYVNCGSHDNAHMIFRTMSERDLTTWNLMVRVYAENDHHSKALSLFLELQNSGLKPDALSVMSILPVCSQIASIHLLKQCHGYVVRACFDDAHLLGTLIDLYSKCGNIRSAYNLFKSASKKDLVMFTAMVGGYAMHGMGSEALGVYSNMLELGIKPDHVIITTILSACSHAGLMNEGFKIFDSIEKLHRLEPTMEQYGCVVDLLARAGRVKDAYSFVTRMPVEANANIWGALLGACRNHHQVEIGCNVVDRLFAMEANNIGNYVVMSNLYAANGRWDGVLETRKLMKARELKKSAGSSWIEVEGKNNVFIAGDCSHPFRNSIYSTLFNLDTQIRERFKF, from the coding sequence ATGAGATTATTTTTCAAAATGCATACTGCTGAGGACCTTAAACCTATCCCTGTCACTATTGCTATCATTCTTCCTGTTTGTGCTCGTGCAAGAGCTCTGGGTGCAGGGAGGAGTGTACATTCTTATGCGATAAAAAATGGATTAGAATCAGATACCCTGGTAGGAAATTCGCTGGTCTCTATGTATGCAAAATCTGGTCTTATCTGTGATGATGCAATTGACATGTTTCATATTATCACTGAAAAAGATGTTGTTTCATGGAATGCTATGATTTCAGGGTTTGCAGAAAACAAATTCACAGGAGAGGCATTTAAACTTTTCTGCTGGATGCTAAAAGAGTCTGCTGTACCAAATTATGCAACTATTGCCAATATTCTTCCTGTTTGTGCTGGTTTAGAAGAGAATGCTGCTCATCGTTTCGGAAAAGAGATCCACAGTTATGTATTACATCGGCCAGAACTAATGGATAATATTTCTGTAACTAATGCTTTGATGGGTTTCTACTCGAGAACTGGACAAATGAATAAATCGGACTGCCTTTTTGCAAGAATGAAATTAAGAGATTTAGTCTCATGGAATTCACTCATTGCTGGATATTCATCAAATGGAGAGTCACTGAAAGCACTCGAGTTGTTTCATGATTTCACGTCTGTTGCTGCATTAAAACCTGATCATGTAACTCTAGTTAGCATTCTTCCTGCTTGTTCCCATTTATGCAACATGAAAGTAGGGAAGCAGATTCATGGTTATATTGCACGGCATCCTGGCCTGGTAGAGGATACAGCAGTTGGAAATGCCCTAATTTCCTTTTACGCAAAATGTAATGATATTAAAGCAGCATATAGGATATTTATATCGATCAGTAAGAGAGACTTGATATCTTGGAATGCCATGCTTGACGCCTTTGCAGAAAGTGGACTTGAAACTGAGTTTGTAAACGTCTTTAAATGGATGTTTAGGGAAGGGATAACGCCAGATTCTATCACTATAACAAGTACAGTTCAGCTTTATGCTGCTCTTTTTAGAGTGGATAAAGTTAAGGAAGCTCATGGTTATTCAATCAAAGCTTATATATTGCTAGGTAACACACAACTTAATCTTAGGAATGTACTGATTGATGCATATGGTAAATGTGGTAATATGCTGTATGCGTCAAGTATGTTTGAAATGTTATCTGAGAACCGGAATGTGGTCACGTGCAATTCAATGATCTCAGGATACGTGAATTGTGGTTCACATGACAATGCACACATGATATTTAGAACTATGTCTGAAAGGGATCTGACCACCTGGAATCTGATGGTCAGAGTTTATGCTGAAAATGATCATCATAGTAAAGCGCTCTCCCTGTTTCTCGAATTACAAAATAGTGGATTGAAGCCTGATGCCTTATCTGTTATGAGCATCCTTCCTGTTTGTTCTCAAATTGCATCAATTCACCTCTTAAAGCAGTGCCATGGATATGTTGTCCGTGCTTGTTttgatgatgctcacttgctggGTACTCTTATAGATTTATATTCAAAATGTGGAAATATAAGAAGTGCATATAATCTTTTCAAGTCTGCTTCGAAGAAAGACCTAGTTATGTTTACTGCTATGGTTGGAGGATATGCCATGCACGGTATGGGATCCGAAGCTTTAGGAGTGTACTCTAACATGCTCGAGTTGGGGATAAAGCCAGATCATGTTATTATAACCACAATATTATCTGCTTGCAGCCATGCTGGCCTTATGAATGAAGGGTTCAAAATATTTGATTCAATAGAAAAACTGCATAGGCTTGAACCTACAATGGAGCAGTATGGGTGTGTGGTGGATCTCCTTGCTCGAGCAGGTCGAGTAAAAGATGCATATTCTTTTGTGACTAGAATGCCAGTTGAAGCCAATGCTAATATATGGGGAGCATTATTGGGTGCTTGCAGAAATCACCATCAAGTGGAAATAGGATGTAATGTGGTGGACCGTCTTTTTGCGATGGAAGCTAACAATATCGGTAACTATGTTGTGATGTCAAACTTATATGCTGCAAATGGTAGATGGGATGGCGTGCTGGAGACGAGGAAGTTAATGAAGGCGAGAGAATTAAAGAAGTCTGCTGGAAGCAGTTGGATTGAAGTGGAAGGAAAAAATAATGTATTTATAGCTGGAGATTGCTCTCACCCATTTAGGAATAGTATTTATAGCACATTGTTCAATTTGGATACACAAATCAGAGAGAGATTCAAGTTTTAA
- the LOC141701129 gene encoding putative pentatricopeptide repeat-containing protein At5g08490 isoform X4 — translation MCVQAGYNTEHHVVSTMLKSCAAISDIKLGKSLHSQVVKLGHISCHFVRKALLNMYAKWSRIHDSEVMRLFFKMHTAEDLKPIPVTIAIILPVCARARALGAGRSVHSYAIKNGLESDTLVGNSLVSMYAKSGLICDDAIDMFHIITEKDVVSWNAMISGFAENKFTGEAFKLFCWMLKESAVPNYATIANILPVCAGLEENAAHRFGKEIHSYVLHRPELMDNISVTNALMGFYSRTGQMNKSDCLFARMKLRDLVSWNSLIAGYSSNGESLKALELFHDFTSVAALKPDHVTLVSILPACSHLCNMKVGKQIHGYIARHPGLVEDTAVGNALISFYAKCNDIKAAYRIFISISKRDLISWNAMLDAFAESGLETEFVNVFKWMFREGITPDSITITSTVQLYAALFRVDKVKEAHGYSIKAYILLGNTQLNLRNVLIDAYGKCGNMLYASSMFEMLSENRNVVTCNSMISGYVNCGSHDNAHMIFRTMSERDLTTWNLMVRVYAENDHHSKALSLFLELQNSGLKPDALSVMSILPVCSQIASIHLLKQCHGYVVRACFDDAHLLGTLIDLYSKCGNIRSAYNLFKSASKKDLVMFTAMVGGYAMHGMGSEALGVYSNMLELGIKPDHVIITTILSACSHAGLMNEGFKIFDSIEKLHRLEPTMEQYGCVVDLLARAGRVKDAYSFVTRMPVEANANIWGALLGACRNHHQVEIGCNVVDRLFAMEANNIGNYVVMSNLYAANGRWDGVLETRKLMKARELKKSAGSSWIEVEGKNNVFIAGDCSHPFRNSIYSTLFNLDTQIRERFKF, via the exons ATGTGTGTGCAAG CCGGGTATAATACAGAACATCATGTTGTTTCCACCATGCTCAAGTCATGCGCTGCTATTTCAGACATTAAATTAGGGAAAAGCCTTCACAGTCAGGTTGTTAAGCTAGGTCATATTTCCTGCCACTTTGTCCGCAAGGCGCTTCTTAACATGTATGCTAAAT GGTCCCGGATTCATGACAGTGAGGTGATGAGATTATTTTTCAAAATGCATACTGCTGAGGACCTTAAACCTATCCCTGTCACTATTGCTATCATTCTTCCTGTTTGTGCTCGTGCAAGAGCTCTGGGTGCAGGGAGGAGTGTACATTCTTATGCGATAAAAAATGGATTAGAATCAGATACCCTGGTAGGAAATTCGCTGGTCTCTATGTATGCAAAATCTGGTCTTATCTGTGATGATGCAATTGACATGTTTCATATTATCACTGAAAAAGATGTTGTTTCATGGAATGCTATGATTTCAGGGTTTGCAGAAAACAAATTCACAGGAGAGGCATTTAAACTTTTCTGCTGGATGCTAAAAGAGTCTGCTGTACCAAATTATGCAACTATTGCCAATATTCTTCCTGTTTGTGCTGGTTTAGAAGAGAATGCTGCTCATCGTTTCGGAAAAGAGATCCACAGTTATGTATTACATCGGCCAGAACTAATGGATAATATTTCTGTAACTAATGCTTTGATGGGTTTCTACTCGAGAACTGGACAAATGAATAAATCGGACTGCCTTTTTGCAAGAATGAAATTAAGAGATTTAGTCTCATGGAATTCACTCATTGCTGGATATTCATCAAATGGAGAGTCACTGAAAGCACTCGAGTTGTTTCATGATTTCACGTCTGTTGCTGCATTAAAACCTGATCATGTAACTCTAGTTAGCATTCTTCCTGCTTGTTCCCATTTATGCAACATGAAAGTAGGGAAGCAGATTCATGGTTATATTGCACGGCATCCTGGCCTGGTAGAGGATACAGCAGTTGGAAATGCCCTAATTTCCTTTTACGCAAAATGTAATGATATTAAAGCAGCATATAGGATATTTATATCGATCAGTAAGAGAGACTTGATATCTTGGAATGCCATGCTTGACGCCTTTGCAGAAAGTGGACTTGAAACTGAGTTTGTAAACGTCTTTAAATGGATGTTTAGGGAAGGGATAACGCCAGATTCTATCACTATAACAAGTACAGTTCAGCTTTATGCTGCTCTTTTTAGAGTGGATAAAGTTAAGGAAGCTCATGGTTATTCAATCAAAGCTTATATATTGCTAGGTAACACACAACTTAATCTTAGGAATGTACTGATTGATGCATATGGTAAATGTGGTAATATGCTGTATGCGTCAAGTATGTTTGAAATGTTATCTGAGAACCGGAATGTGGTCACGTGCAATTCAATGATCTCAGGATACGTGAATTGTGGTTCACATGACAATGCACACATGATATTTAGAACTATGTCTGAAAGGGATCTGACCACCTGGAATCTGATGGTCAGAGTTTATGCTGAAAATGATCATCATAGTAAAGCGCTCTCCCTGTTTCTCGAATTACAAAATAGTGGATTGAAGCCTGATGCCTTATCTGTTATGAGCATCCTTCCTGTTTGTTCTCAAATTGCATCAATTCACCTCTTAAAGCAGTGCCATGGATATGTTGTCCGTGCTTGTTttgatgatgctcacttgctggGTACTCTTATAGATTTATATTCAAAATGTGGAAATATAAGAAGTGCATATAATCTTTTCAAGTCTGCTTCGAAGAAAGACCTAGTTATGTTTACTGCTATGGTTGGAGGATATGCCATGCACGGTATGGGATCCGAAGCTTTAGGAGTGTACTCTAACATGCTCGAGTTGGGGATAAAGCCAGATCATGTTATTATAACCACAATATTATCTGCTTGCAGCCATGCTGGCCTTATGAATGAAGGGTTCAAAATATTTGATTCAATAGAAAAACTGCATAGGCTTGAACCTACAATGGAGCAGTATGGGTGTGTGGTGGATCTCCTTGCTCGAGCAGGTCGAGTAAAAGATGCATATTCTTTTGTGACTAGAATGCCAGTTGAAGCCAATGCTAATATATGGGGAGCATTATTGGGTGCTTGCAGAAATCACCATCAAGTGGAAATAGGATGTAATGTGGTGGACCGTCTTTTTGCGATGGAAGCTAACAATATCGGTAACTATGTTGTGATGTCAAACTTATATGCTGCAAATGGTAGATGGGATGGCGTGCTGGAGACGAGGAAGTTAATGAAGGCGAGAGAATTAAAGAAGTCTGCTGGAAGCAGTTGGATTGAAGTGGAAGGAAAAAATAATGTATTTATAGCTGGAGATTGCTCTCACCCATTTAGGAATAGTATTTATAGCACATTGTTCAATTTGGATACACAAATCAGAGAGAGATTCAAGTTTTAA
- the LOC141701129 gene encoding putative pentatricopeptide repeat-containing protein At5g08490 isoform X5, translated as MLKSCAAISDIKLGKSLHSQVVKLGHISCHFVRKALLNMYAKWSRIHDSEVMRLFFKMHTAEDLKPIPVTIAIILPVCARARALGAGRSVHSYAIKNGLESDTLVGNSLVSMYAKSGLICDDAIDMFHIITEKDVVSWNAMISGFAENKFTGEAFKLFCWMLKESAVPNYATIANILPVCAGLEENAAHRFGKEIHSYVLHRPELMDNISVTNALMGFYSRTGQMNKSDCLFARMKLRDLVSWNSLIAGYSSNGESLKALELFHDFTSVAALKPDHVTLVSILPACSHLCNMKVGKQIHGYIARHPGLVEDTAVGNALISFYAKCNDIKAAYRIFISISKRDLISWNAMLDAFAESGLETEFVNVFKWMFREGITPDSITITSTVQLYAALFRVDKVKEAHGYSIKAYILLGNTQLNLRNVLIDAYGKCGNMLYASSMFEMLSENRNVVTCNSMISGYVNCGSHDNAHMIFRTMSERDLTTWNLMVRVYAENDHHSKALSLFLELQNSGLKPDALSVMSILPVCSQIASIHLLKQCHGYVVRACFDDAHLLGTLIDLYSKCGNIRSAYNLFKSASKKDLVMFTAMVGGYAMHGMGSEALGVYSNMLELGIKPDHVIITTILSACSHAGLMNEGFKIFDSIEKLHRLEPTMEQYGCVVDLLARAGRVKDAYSFVTRMPVEANANIWGALLGACRNHHQVEIGCNVVDRLFAMEANNIGNYVVMSNLYAANGRWDGVLETRKLMKARELKKSAGSSWIEVEGKNNVFIAGDCSHPFRNSIYSTLFNLDTQIRERFKF; from the exons ATGCTCAAGTCATGCGCTGCTATTTCAGACATTAAATTAGGGAAAAGCCTTCACAGTCAGGTTGTTAAGCTAGGTCATATTTCCTGCCACTTTGTCCGCAAGGCGCTTCTTAACATGTATGCTAAAT GGTCCCGGATTCATGACAGTGAGGTGATGAGATTATTTTTCAAAATGCATACTGCTGAGGACCTTAAACCTATCCCTGTCACTATTGCTATCATTCTTCCTGTTTGTGCTCGTGCAAGAGCTCTGGGTGCAGGGAGGAGTGTACATTCTTATGCGATAAAAAATGGATTAGAATCAGATACCCTGGTAGGAAATTCGCTGGTCTCTATGTATGCAAAATCTGGTCTTATCTGTGATGATGCAATTGACATGTTTCATATTATCACTGAAAAAGATGTTGTTTCATGGAATGCTATGATTTCAGGGTTTGCAGAAAACAAATTCACAGGAGAGGCATTTAAACTTTTCTGCTGGATGCTAAAAGAGTCTGCTGTACCAAATTATGCAACTATTGCCAATATTCTTCCTGTTTGTGCTGGTTTAGAAGAGAATGCTGCTCATCGTTTCGGAAAAGAGATCCACAGTTATGTATTACATCGGCCAGAACTAATGGATAATATTTCTGTAACTAATGCTTTGATGGGTTTCTACTCGAGAACTGGACAAATGAATAAATCGGACTGCCTTTTTGCAAGAATGAAATTAAGAGATTTAGTCTCATGGAATTCACTCATTGCTGGATATTCATCAAATGGAGAGTCACTGAAAGCACTCGAGTTGTTTCATGATTTCACGTCTGTTGCTGCATTAAAACCTGATCATGTAACTCTAGTTAGCATTCTTCCTGCTTGTTCCCATTTATGCAACATGAAAGTAGGGAAGCAGATTCATGGTTATATTGCACGGCATCCTGGCCTGGTAGAGGATACAGCAGTTGGAAATGCCCTAATTTCCTTTTACGCAAAATGTAATGATATTAAAGCAGCATATAGGATATTTATATCGATCAGTAAGAGAGACTTGATATCTTGGAATGCCATGCTTGACGCCTTTGCAGAAAGTGGACTTGAAACTGAGTTTGTAAACGTCTTTAAATGGATGTTTAGGGAAGGGATAACGCCAGATTCTATCACTATAACAAGTACAGTTCAGCTTTATGCTGCTCTTTTTAGAGTGGATAAAGTTAAGGAAGCTCATGGTTATTCAATCAAAGCTTATATATTGCTAGGTAACACACAACTTAATCTTAGGAATGTACTGATTGATGCATATGGTAAATGTGGTAATATGCTGTATGCGTCAAGTATGTTTGAAATGTTATCTGAGAACCGGAATGTGGTCACGTGCAATTCAATGATCTCAGGATACGTGAATTGTGGTTCACATGACAATGCACACATGATATTTAGAACTATGTCTGAAAGGGATCTGACCACCTGGAATCTGATGGTCAGAGTTTATGCTGAAAATGATCATCATAGTAAAGCGCTCTCCCTGTTTCTCGAATTACAAAATAGTGGATTGAAGCCTGATGCCTTATCTGTTATGAGCATCCTTCCTGTTTGTTCTCAAATTGCATCAATTCACCTCTTAAAGCAGTGCCATGGATATGTTGTCCGTGCTTGTTttgatgatgctcacttgctggGTACTCTTATAGATTTATATTCAAAATGTGGAAATATAAGAAGTGCATATAATCTTTTCAAGTCTGCTTCGAAGAAAGACCTAGTTATGTTTACTGCTATGGTTGGAGGATATGCCATGCACGGTATGGGATCCGAAGCTTTAGGAGTGTACTCTAACATGCTCGAGTTGGGGATAAAGCCAGATCATGTTATTATAACCACAATATTATCTGCTTGCAGCCATGCTGGCCTTATGAATGAAGGGTTCAAAATATTTGATTCAATAGAAAAACTGCATAGGCTTGAACCTACAATGGAGCAGTATGGGTGTGTGGTGGATCTCCTTGCTCGAGCAGGTCGAGTAAAAGATGCATATTCTTTTGTGACTAGAATGCCAGTTGAAGCCAATGCTAATATATGGGGAGCATTATTGGGTGCTTGCAGAAATCACCATCAAGTGGAAATAGGATGTAATGTGGTGGACCGTCTTTTTGCGATGGAAGCTAACAATATCGGTAACTATGTTGTGATGTCAAACTTATATGCTGCAAATGGTAGATGGGATGGCGTGCTGGAGACGAGGAAGTTAATGAAGGCGAGAGAATTAAAGAAGTCTGCTGGAAGCAGTTGGATTGAAGTGGAAGGAAAAAATAATGTATTTATAGCTGGAGATTGCTCTCACCCATTTAGGAATAGTATTTATAGCACATTGTTCAATTTGGATACACAAATCAGAGAGAGATTCAAGTTTTAA
- the LOC141701129 gene encoding putative pentatricopeptide repeat-containing protein At5g08490 isoform X2, which yields MCVQGTMNDGFSLRFSAGYNTEHHVVSTMLKSCAAISDIKLGKSLHSQVVKLGHISCHFVRKALLNMYAKWSRIHDSEVMRLFFKMHTAEDLKPIPVTIAIILPVCARARALGAGRSVHSYAIKNGLESDTLVGNSLVSMYAKSGLICDDAIDMFHIITEKDVVSWNAMISGFAENKFTGEAFKLFCWMLKESAVPNYATIANILPVCAGLEENAAHRFGKEIHSYVLHRPELMDNISVTNALMGFYSRTGQMNKSDCLFARMKLRDLVSWNSLIAGYSSNGESLKALELFHDFTSVAALKPDHVTLVSILPACSHLCNMKVGKQIHGYIARHPGLVEDTAVGNALISFYAKCNDIKAAYRIFISISKRDLISWNAMLDAFAESGLETEFVNVFKWMFREGITPDSITITSTVQLYAALFRVDKVKEAHGYSIKAYILLGNTQLNLRNVLIDAYGKCGNMLYASSMFEMLSENRNVVTCNSMISGYVNCGSHDNAHMIFRTMSERDLTTWNLMVRVYAENDHHSKALSLFLELQNSGLKPDALSVMSILPVCSQIASIHLLKQCHGYVVRACFDDAHLLGTLIDLYSKCGNIRSAYNLFKSASKKDLVMFTAMVGGYAMHGMGSEALGVYSNMLELGIKPDHVIITTILSACSHAGLMNEGFKIFDSIEKLHRLEPTMEQYGCVVDLLARAGRVKDAYSFVTRMPVEANANIWGALLGACRNHHQVEIGCNVVDRLFAMEANNIGNYVVMSNLYAANGRWDGVLETRKLMKARELKKSAGSSWIEVEGKNNVFIAGDCSHPFRNSIYSTLFNLDTQIRERFKF from the exons ATGTGTGTGCAAG GCACTATGAATGATGGTTTCTCCCTACGATTTTCAGCCGGGTATAATACAGAACATCATGTTGTTTCCACCATGCTCAAGTCATGCGCTGCTATTTCAGACATTAAATTAGGGAAAAGCCTTCACAGTCAGGTTGTTAAGCTAGGTCATATTTCCTGCCACTTTGTCCGCAAGGCGCTTCTTAACATGTATGCTAAAT GGTCCCGGATTCATGACAGTGAGGTGATGAGATTATTTTTCAAAATGCATACTGCTGAGGACCTTAAACCTATCCCTGTCACTATTGCTATCATTCTTCCTGTTTGTGCTCGTGCAAGAGCTCTGGGTGCAGGGAGGAGTGTACATTCTTATGCGATAAAAAATGGATTAGAATCAGATACCCTGGTAGGAAATTCGCTGGTCTCTATGTATGCAAAATCTGGTCTTATCTGTGATGATGCAATTGACATGTTTCATATTATCACTGAAAAAGATGTTGTTTCATGGAATGCTATGATTTCAGGGTTTGCAGAAAACAAATTCACAGGAGAGGCATTTAAACTTTTCTGCTGGATGCTAAAAGAGTCTGCTGTACCAAATTATGCAACTATTGCCAATATTCTTCCTGTTTGTGCTGGTTTAGAAGAGAATGCTGCTCATCGTTTCGGAAAAGAGATCCACAGTTATGTATTACATCGGCCAGAACTAATGGATAATATTTCTGTAACTAATGCTTTGATGGGTTTCTACTCGAGAACTGGACAAATGAATAAATCGGACTGCCTTTTTGCAAGAATGAAATTAAGAGATTTAGTCTCATGGAATTCACTCATTGCTGGATATTCATCAAATGGAGAGTCACTGAAAGCACTCGAGTTGTTTCATGATTTCACGTCTGTTGCTGCATTAAAACCTGATCATGTAACTCTAGTTAGCATTCTTCCTGCTTGTTCCCATTTATGCAACATGAAAGTAGGGAAGCAGATTCATGGTTATATTGCACGGCATCCTGGCCTGGTAGAGGATACAGCAGTTGGAAATGCCCTAATTTCCTTTTACGCAAAATGTAATGATATTAAAGCAGCATATAGGATATTTATATCGATCAGTAAGAGAGACTTGATATCTTGGAATGCCATGCTTGACGCCTTTGCAGAAAGTGGACTTGAAACTGAGTTTGTAAACGTCTTTAAATGGATGTTTAGGGAAGGGATAACGCCAGATTCTATCACTATAACAAGTACAGTTCAGCTTTATGCTGCTCTTTTTAGAGTGGATAAAGTTAAGGAAGCTCATGGTTATTCAATCAAAGCTTATATATTGCTAGGTAACACACAACTTAATCTTAGGAATGTACTGATTGATGCATATGGTAAATGTGGTAATATGCTGTATGCGTCAAGTATGTTTGAAATGTTATCTGAGAACCGGAATGTGGTCACGTGCAATTCAATGATCTCAGGATACGTGAATTGTGGTTCACATGACAATGCACACATGATATTTAGAACTATGTCTGAAAGGGATCTGACCACCTGGAATCTGATGGTCAGAGTTTATGCTGAAAATGATCATCATAGTAAAGCGCTCTCCCTGTTTCTCGAATTACAAAATAGTGGATTGAAGCCTGATGCCTTATCTGTTATGAGCATCCTTCCTGTTTGTTCTCAAATTGCATCAATTCACCTCTTAAAGCAGTGCCATGGATATGTTGTCCGTGCTTGTTttgatgatgctcacttgctggGTACTCTTATAGATTTATATTCAAAATGTGGAAATATAAGAAGTGCATATAATCTTTTCAAGTCTGCTTCGAAGAAAGACCTAGTTATGTTTACTGCTATGGTTGGAGGATATGCCATGCACGGTATGGGATCCGAAGCTTTAGGAGTGTACTCTAACATGCTCGAGTTGGGGATAAAGCCAGATCATGTTATTATAACCACAATATTATCTGCTTGCAGCCATGCTGGCCTTATGAATGAAGGGTTCAAAATATTTGATTCAATAGAAAAACTGCATAGGCTTGAACCTACAATGGAGCAGTATGGGTGTGTGGTGGATCTCCTTGCTCGAGCAGGTCGAGTAAAAGATGCATATTCTTTTGTGACTAGAATGCCAGTTGAAGCCAATGCTAATATATGGGGAGCATTATTGGGTGCTTGCAGAAATCACCATCAAGTGGAAATAGGATGTAATGTGGTGGACCGTCTTTTTGCGATGGAAGCTAACAATATCGGTAACTATGTTGTGATGTCAAACTTATATGCTGCAAATGGTAGATGGGATGGCGTGCTGGAGACGAGGAAGTTAATGAAGGCGAGAGAATTAAAGAAGTCTGCTGGAAGCAGTTGGATTGAAGTGGAAGGAAAAAATAATGTATTTATAGCTGGAGATTGCTCTCACCCATTTAGGAATAGTATTTATAGCACATTGTTCAATTTGGATACACAAATCAGAGAGAGATTCAAGTTTTAA